Below is a window of Candidatus Dependentiae bacterium DNA.
TTCGGCCCGGAACGATTGCAGCAAATGGCGGTTTATTATTTGCAAGAGCCCGCGCTTGCACCGATGAAGTGTGGGTCCGCAATAAAAGGCCCGGAACATCAAGCCAAAAGGTATCCCACATATCGCGCGCTGGATGATTTTCAGGAATATTAAGCGCTTCGAAGTTAAAATATTCATTATCCACTTCGGGTCCATCAACGATCTGATAACCCATCGAAATAAAAATATTTTCAACCCGCTCTTTGATGTGAGTCATCGGGTGAAGGGATCCGGCAGGGGAAGATCCGATCGTTGCTGTAACGTCAAAATTTTTCTGTTTTTCAAGTTCCGCATTTTGTGCTTGATTCGTAACTGCATCATGCTGCGATGAAAACGATTTTTCTGCCCATTGCTTGAGTTCGTTTAAGATGGGGCCAAATGTTCGTTTCTCTTCAATTGAAAGAGTTTTTAGCGCATCCATTAATTCGGTAATTTTGCCTTTACGGCCGAGGAAATTAATGCGCACCGTCTCGAGAGCAGAACTATCTTTTGCTGCCGATAAAGCTTGGGAAAATGCGTTTTTAAATTCGTTAATTGCCGCCTGAAGGGAATTCATAAATACTCATGGGTAATTTGTTTTTAGCACTATATAATCAAGCGTACCAAAGGGATAGGGGGTTGGCAAATTTCATTGTTGACAAAAAAGAAGATATGGGTACCATACATAGTGCCTATTGAAATGAACCCGCAATCTAGCCCTTTTTAGGGTATATTGCTAGGGATAATCAAGAAACATTTATCATCTCTTTCCTCGTTTTTTGATTACAAAATAGTACGCCGAGGTAGCTCAGTGGTAGAGCATGCGCCTGAAGAGCGCAGTGTCGGTGGTTCGATTCCACTCCTCGGCACCAGTCTTCGCTGCCTACGCAGCTTCGTCTGGCTGGCGCCGCGAGGAAGAATTAATAGTGAAATAAGTTTTGTTTGCCAAAAGCGAAGACTGTCCGAAGTAGTTCATCGAAGCTTTGGCGAAGATGAACGAAGACGGACCCATCCAGTATAAAAAAATGTACTATGTTTATTTAATCCAATCTATACGTTTCCCTGAGATATTTTATGTTGGCTATACCACTAATTTGGAACAAAGATTAGCGACTCACAATTCTTGTGGATCTACCTATACATCTGAATACAGACCTTGGAAGTTAGAGATGTATTTAGGTTTCTCCGATCAAACCAGAGCCAAAGACTTTGAAAAATACCTTAAATCACAATCTGGCCGAGCATTTGCTAAAAAAAGATTTTTGCAGACTTCTGACTAAATACTGGCGTGGCCTGATGATCGGGGCAATGAGGGACATTCTTTTTTAACAAGTATACAAATCCTTTCTTATTTTGATTTCTATTTGTTACGTTGATACCGCATTATTTTTCAGATACATGCATCGAGAGTAGTAAAAAATTTATTTAGTTGTGCAGTAAGTACAAACTGCTATTCTTGTGATAAGTTTTGACAGCGTATAACATGAAAATCAATCTCCGCAATTGGCTAGATTTGATTACGGAGTCCCCCAAAAGTTATTGTTGGGGCATAAAAAAAGGAAGTGCGATGAGGCAGGTTCCTGCAGATAAATATAATGTTGCATGGTTTAAGTTGGCTGAGTTTGTGGCGCGTGGAGAAAAGGAACGCGCATTAGGAATTTACCGATTATTAGTTCATTCATTTAACGATCGGGCATTTTCTTATCAGTTGGAAGGGGATCTATTATGGTCGTTTACTGATGAACAAGCGATCGATAGATATATCACTGCTGCGCAACTTTATAAAAAAGAAGGGCGTCTTGCCGAAGCGATAGGTGTTTATGAACTTCTTGCTTCAATAAAGCCGAACAACGAGCTTTTTATTTCTACCCTTTTTCAATTGTATCAAGAGACGGCTAACACTCAGCGCTTACTAGCAACTGCCGAAGTTTTATGCGAAATTCTTTTGGAGCGAAACGATCTTTCTGCTGCCCAAGAACTCATTGAGCGGTGCAAAACATTCGTCTCAGATCAATCGTGCTTGGCACTTTATGAATCGTATGCGCTTTCATTAGTAAAAAATAAGCACGCAGCAAAAATGGAAGTGCACAAAGCATTAGAAAAAGTTTTGGTTTCTGCAATGGAAGAAACACAATCGCAGCAACTTCATAAATTCTTAACAAATCTTGAAGGGATCAGCAGCGATTATTATCAACATGCTTGTTCACTATTGAAAAAATAACAATCTGGTTATTTGGTAGCGCTTTTTTTTGAGATAGTTGATTTTGCTTTTGCGTCCGATCTACATACTTTCTGATCCTGAGAGTTCTTAGCACGTTTTGTTGGATAGATCAGACGAATAATATCATCGTGATGCGCTTTAAAAACATCGAAAATCTGTCTTCTTATTTGTTTGCTTCCATAAAAAGCATGCAAGCGATCATCTGTGTTCTTGATAGTTTCCATAAACTCTGCAACGGGTACCCACGCGTAATCTGTTTTTTCATAATGCGGCACTTTATAGGCTTTTGTGAATGTTTGCGCTGGAATAAAATCTACATGAGCCAGATACATGACGTAATATTTTTTAGGGTGAACCAACTTTCCAGAGATTCGTTCTTTGATATAATCAATGCTACTTTTTAAGCAAGAAGCATCAGCTTTTTTTTCTAGATTCTTTAGGCCAGATGCAAATTTGCCAAATACATATCTAGTTTCTTCCGAAAATTCACGACTAGCCGTTTCTAAACAGTTTTCCCCCTGTTCGTATCGTCCACCAAAATCTGCCCACACGCCATTCGGTTCTTGGCCCATCAAAAAAAATGCTTTTCCTGAACTGTCGTAATAAAAGGGTAAAATTCCACCATTGACATGCATTTCTTGCGAGTAAGAAATACAAGAAAAGAGTCCAGAAAGAAATATTAATTTAATTTTTTTTAACATTGTATCCCTTTTGTTAATTTAATAGTTTTTTTTCGACTTCATGAATCGATCGGGCAAGATTTTGCAAAGAGTCTTCAAGGATTGAGTAATCCTTTTTGCTTTTTGTGTATTTCATAGATTTTTTTTTCTGTACACAAAAAATGTCTTTTAAAGTTGAATATTCATGTTTTAGGGTATCAAAGAACTCTTTGCGGATCTGTTTTGTTTCAAAAAAAGTATTATTGCGATCGCTCGACATCTCAATCGCTTTAATAAATTTTTTTGCTGGAACCCATTCGTAATCTTTTTTTTCATAATGCGGTACTTTCGGCGCATCTGTGAACATTTCAGCTGGAATAAAGTCAACCTGAGCAAGATACATGATGTAATATTTTTTCGGATGCTCTAATTTTGCAGTAATTCTTCCCTTGATATAATTAACACTATCTTTTAATTGTGATTTTTCAGCTTTTTCAAGAAGATTAATTTTTCCGGCATACTTACCAAAAACGTAGCGAGTTTCTTCAGAAAATTCGCGAGCTGCCGTTTCGCTCGAGTATTCTCCTTGTTCGTGCTTACCACCAAAATCTGCCCAAACGCCATTGGGTTCTTTTCCCAAAAGAAAATATGCCTTTCCATTTTCATCATAATAATAAGGTAGAATTCCCGCATCAATATTTTTATCTGCTTGCATCTTTGCAAAAGAAAACGCGAGAAAAAATAATATTCTTGCTGATTTCATCATACGTATCCCTTTAAGGCGTTGCAGTAATTCTGGCAGTAAGCCGATTTAAGGAATTTTTCAAATTTTCAAGTTTCTCAGCGAAACTGGTATCAGGAACTTTCTTTGAATCTTCCATTTTTTCAAGAATACCATTTAATTTAGCTTTATATTCTTGCTCTTTTTGAGGATCCATACTTGAGTACCGATAAATAATAATGCCGCTACTAGGATTCAAGAGCTGATCGTTGGTTACTAACAAGCGAGCTTGATAATAATTCAAGAATGGTAACGCGGCAGGTGCTTTTTTATATGTTTGTAAGAATTCATCTAAATGGAATTTGCCCGCGCGTACACTTTCAAGCAGATTATTTACCAATGTGACTGTCGCAGGGTCTTTCTCTTTCCAATTCTTTTTTATTTCATTAATGAGTTTATTTATCTCATCTGGATAAATTTGATCAGCTCGGCTCAAGCTTAGATTGGGCCGCTGGAAAATCGCGCTAATAAAAGGTACGTCAAATGGAATCCCTTGGCGCCAGGAAAGATACCCAATTGAGTTCACCATTTCCTTCGGAATAAAAAGCTGAAAGAGATCGCCCATTCCGGTTTTTGTTAAATCTTGGAGTGCAAGAAGTTCGTTGGAAAATGCCGTTGAATAACCAAATGATTTGAGCGAAGCGTCGAGCCATTCGCGTTTTGCTCTCGCCCATGGCTGAGGATGATTTAAGTAATAGTAAGTAGATTCACCTGTAAAACCTATATTGCCAAAGAATGCCAAGTTGGTTGAGACTAAAATTGTTTTAAGACGGGTAAGGTTATCGTCCACCATGCCATTTTCTTGAATCTCTTGAATCAAGAAATCGGTAACGTCTTTATATTGGCCATAGATTGGATCATTGTATGTGTACCGTATAAATTGAAACGATTTTTGAGATAATGCGCCAATATTACCAACTTTTCGTTTGTAGAGTTTCCGAGTAATATCCTGAAAAAGGCGCAGATAGGGAACGGCAGTGTAAAAAACATAGTGGGTGTTTTTCATATCCATTTCTTTACGAAAGCACTCGTCTATGATCTTTTTATTTTGTGCCAGTTTTTCCAGTGATCGGACTTTCTGCTGTATCCTAGGCACACTTAATTGAGCTTGCGATTGTGTAAAGCTGTAACCTCTTTTTTCAGCTGCTTTTACCGAATCGAAAAGTTGCATAGCTACTTGTTCATCAGCTATTTCTGCATATATTAAAGAAGGTATGATTAAACATATATAAAATTTCAGTGCATTTGATTTCAAAATCATTTTTACTCCATCTGGTCGTCATTTTGCTAAAAAACAGTTGCGAGTTTTTCCAGTACGGCCGTAAGATTTTTTAATGAGCTTTCGAGGTCAAAAGTTGTCACTGGCACTACTTGATTGCGAGCAATACGATCCCGTTCCATTTCAGCAAAGACCGCACCAAGAGCTGCTTGATATTTTTGCTTTACGATAGGAGCAATAGGATCATAACGATAAATGAGCACGCCACTTTCTGGATTGAGGAGTACATCGTTTGTTATTAATATACGCCCCTGGAGCCAGTTTTTATGGAGCAAGGCGGATGGATTATTTTTGTAGCGTCGAAGCATAGCATTGAGGCTATACCAATTGTCTTCTGCTTTTTTTGCAAAGTCTCGTGATAAAGTTATGGCAGATTGTTCCTTTTTCTTAAATTCTTCAATGAAATTTTCAACTGTAGGCAAAAGGTAAACGCGTCCTGGTTGTTTAATTCCGCCTGTTTGAGAAAGATCAAAAATCATCCCATCTTTTACGCCAAAAGTCATTTTCTGTAAATTAAATAACCTAGGAAGTAGATCTAAATCAAATGGAAGGCCTAAGCGCCATGAAATGTAACCGATCTTATTAACAAATTTAGCTTCGGCTGGCTTTGGATTGAGCTGGTTTAGGGGTGCAGGAATAAAAATTTGCATAAGATCACTCGGCAAATACCCTTGCGCATCTTCTAGGAGTCTTTCCGCATTTAGGAGTCCATCGACGAACTTCTCTGCGTATCCGAAGCTTTTTAGTGATTGGATTAGGGTAGTTTTTTTGAAATCTTTCCAGGATTGTTGAAGTGCCCATGGTTGAGGTTCGTTGAAAAAATACCAGGTAGATTCCCCGGTAAAGCCGATGTTACCAAAAAGAGCCAGATTCGTTGACAAGAGAAGTTTTTTCACTTCTGCCTGGCGATCATTAATGATGCCATATTTGTTTATTTGATCTCGCATAAATAATGCGGTGTTGGAAATCGTATTAAAGTCGGGATCATTGTATTGATAGCGAACAAACTGGAAAGCATCATTGTTCAGTGCGCCCTTATTCCCTTGAGTCGCCTCATACATTTTCAGCACAATGTCTTGAAACATATGGAATGTTGGAATAGCGGTATAGACAACATAGTAATTTGCGTGATCTATTTCGTTTTTGAGCGCCGCA
It encodes the following:
- a CDS encoding NUDIX domain-containing protein, whose amino-acid sequence is MMKSARILFFLAFSFAKMQADKNIDAGILPYYYDENGKAYFLLGKEPNGVWADFGGKHEQGEYSSETAAREFSEETRYVFGKYAGKINLLEKAEKSQLKDSVNYIKGRITAKLEHPKKYYIMYLAQVDFIPAEMFTDAPKVPHYEKKDYEWVPAKKFIKAIEMSSDRNNTFFETKQIRKEFFDTLKHEYSTLKDIFCVQKKKSMKYTKSKKDYSILEDSLQNLARSIHEVEKKLLN
- a CDS encoding GIY-YIG nuclease family protein — encoded protein: MYYVYLIQSIRFPEIFYVGYTTNLEQRLATHNSCGSTYTSEYRPWKLEMYLGFSDQTRAKDFEKYLKSQSGRAFAKKRFLQTSD
- a CDS encoding NUDIX domain-containing protein, coding for MLKKIKLIFLSGLFSCISYSQEMHVNGGILPFYYDSSGKAFFLMGQEPNGVWADFGGRYEQGENCLETASREFSEETRYVFGKFASGLKNLEKKADASCLKSSIDYIKERISGKLVHPKKYYVMYLAHVDFIPAQTFTKAYKVPHYEKTDYAWVPVAEFMETIKNTDDRLHAFYGSKQIRRQIFDVFKAHHDDIIRLIYPTKRAKNSQDQKVCRSDAKAKSTISKKSATK
- the pheS gene encoding phenylalanine--tRNA ligase subunit alpha, with product MNSLQAAINEFKNAFSQALSAAKDSSALETVRINFLGRKGKITELMDALKTLSIEEKRTFGPILNELKQWAEKSFSSQHDAVTNQAQNAELEKQKNFDVTATIGSSPAGSLHPMTHIKERVENIFISMGYQIVDGPEVDNEYFNFEALNIPENHPARDMWDTFWLDVPGLLLRTHTSSVQARALANNKPPFAAIVPGRTYRHEATDATHDFQFMQVEGVVIDRGISMSNLIATCKAFLQEMFGGKELSLRIRPSYFPFTEPSIEIDISCPFCTDGCSVCKYSKWIESGGAGLVHPRVLKTAGIDSDEYSGFAFGFGLTRLAMLMYGINDIRLLHSGKIEFLEQFS